The window tattaattaataaattaattaactaattaatttcaaaatggaattcagactaaaataaacaaatacaaaggaTCAGCTAAACTAaatgttgggggggggggtttgaaaTGATAAAACTTACAAACCATCAGCTAACTAAACAAGAACGACTacccaaataaaatcagaaaaaaaaaagaagataccaTAACTTACACCATAGAAATACAATGGATCATCAAACACTATTACAAATGACCACatgccaacaaattggaaaacctaaCAGATGTGGATAAATTCCTGGAGACATACAACTTACTAAGATTGAGCcaagaacaaatagaaaacctgaacagaccaGTTACAAGTAAAGTAACTGAAATCAATAACTAAAAGTCTTCACTGCTAAAtttcaccaaacatttaaagaactaataccaattcaTCTCAAACTTTTCTGGAAAACTGAAGAGGAAGCAattcttccaaactcattctatgaggccaatattatcctgataccaaaactgggcaagaacataagaaaattaccctgatttgatcataaGACATTGTGTATGCATGCATCAAATTACCAtgtgtactccataaatatatacaattatgtaTACATTTACCAATAAAAATTGGAGTAAGAAGCTACTAAATTTAGGTTGCCGCTAGCGCTCGCGCAAACATGGTGAACGTTCCTAAAACCCGCCGGACTTTCTGTAAGAAGTGTGGCAAGCACCAGCCCCACAAAGTGACACAGTATAAAAAGGGCAAGGACTCTCTCTATGCCCAGGGAAAGCGGCGTTATGACAGGAAGCAGAGTGGCTATGGTGGGCAGACTAAGCCGATTTTCTGGAAAAAGGCTAAAACTACAAAGAAGATTGTGCTGAGGCTTGAGTGTGTGGAGCCCAGCTGCAGATCTAAGAGAATGCTAGCTATTAAGAGATGCAAGCATTTTGAACTGGGAGGAGATAAGAAGAGAAAGGGTCAAGTGATACAGTTCTGATCATCTTTTGTTTTATCATGAAGACAATAAAATCTTGAGATTATGTTCATTTCATCTGGCTACAGTTGGTCTTTGGCGAGGGAACAAGTGAGAGCCATCAATAAAATTacccttgggggaaaaaaaaaaaaaaagaagctactaAATTTAAACATtctaataaatgcagaaaaatgttttgtttttatatcaaaGCATACAATACTACTCATTCTCACTCTATTTGTCTTTAGTGAACAGAGTAAGAAAAGTTACATTGGAAAGTGGATTCAATGTTAGGGAATTTATCagtgtttttttaattacatcatcCATCAGTCAATTTATcagttgttcatttgtttgttttgcagagacagacatttatcattttattgccctcggtagagtgctgttgcgtcacagctcacagcaacctccaactccagggcttacgcaattctcttgcctcagcctcccgagaattTATCAGTTTTAATCACATTTATACACTAAAACCAAACTAGGATATACAgaccagccatttaaaaaatactgtaccAACAATATTCAATTGCTTATGCCTATCActactaaatattaataatttgacAAGTGAAATAATTATGTGACACCATTATAAAAGTGTATGGACTCCATATTACCTAAATATTTAAAGTTAAGAttctaaaaatatgaaagatagtCACATTTTTAAAGTCAGTAACTAACATTTTTTGAGCAtcttttatatattcttattaATACCTACCACACAAAATACAATTACAAATAGTTCAATCTGCCAAAAACAGGGCACTAACCAATActattccagaaaaataaataaaatagcaataaataaCCACATGCATCCcttaatttcagttttaaatttgtTATAACTATTTTCAGGTTACTTTACAAACACATTATTAACATTACTGGAATTGGCACGGTACCTGCACTCTTTTCCAGGTTTCAGTTtgcattttttcccctctggTTGGTTTGCATCATAGCAGCACTCATCTTTACACTGGTCACTATAGCCACAATCACACTGCTCACCTTGTTCTACCATTCCATTTCCACATATAGGTTGGCCAGATTCTTAAGAAAGCAAACAAGTCAAGGTAAACATTATATGcacatattaattttatttaaaattcacaaactctttagagttttaaaacaaagaaattacaTGAAAGAAGTAGAACAAACAAGGACTCTGGAAATCATGAGACCTAATTCTAACAGGGGATCTGCCACTAGCAAtgcaaccttgggcaagtcactttctTTGGGGGCTCCTGACCTGTATAGTGTGGGGATCTGACTTGAAGCTCCCTTTTAGAAGTGGTCACGTACTACGCAGGCCATGCCACACTGCGCTTAATCCTACCATGACTGCACTATTTATatcacacaaataaaaattaagttagtgCTTcattaatcaggaaaaaaaattaaacctttttTCTGCAGAAAATGgcaaatacacataaaaataataaaagaagagtCACAATGAACTCCCACGTACCATTTAGCTTTAACAACTATGGACTACGGACAATGTGCTGTTCTTATTTACtcccacaatttttattttttctggagtAAAAACAACCCCCCTTAACACATGATTGCTCTTGTAATACTTTAGAATATACTAAGAGATaagaaagtttttcctttttttcctttttttagacagagcctcaagctgtcgccctgagtagagactgtggcatcacagcttacagcaacctccaactcctgggctcaagcgagtctcctgtctccacctcccaagtagctgggactagaggcgcctgccacaatgcccagctattttttggttgtagccgtcattgttgtttggtgggcctgggctggatttgaacctgtgctcagatgtatgtggctggcgccttagccacttgagccacagatgccaggccagaaattatttctttttttaaacctaaCCACAACAACCATTATCACATTgaacaaaatatatgtaatagCATCTAATAGCCAACCCAAGTTCAATTTTCCTCAACTTTCTCCTTACAATTGGTCTGAATCAAGTTCTAAACAAGGTTCTCCTGGTTTCAAGCCCCCAACCACCACCATGGTTGCTTCTGGTTGTCATGTCTCTTAAGTCCTTCCACTGTATAACAGATTcctctctacttttataccatttATTTGTTAAGGAAGTTGGGTGGGATTTTGTCCTATGGAATCCATCACATTCTATTTGGATGATTATAATATAGGCTGTAAAATAATTctctaaaaatatacattaattttGCTCCTTAGCAAAATTCTAAAGGgagaaaatgtgtattatttaaattttttgtattcCCATAGAACCTAACAGTATTAGGCCAAATTTTGGTTGATTATGGTTAGACAGTCTGGTCTAAGCACAgagaataattttagaaaatttcttcAGCTGTCTTCTAgagttctttgatttttttcaatggaATTTAAAATTGGAATAAGAATGTTCCCCTTTGTAAGACGATAAAATCAAAGAACTTTAGCACCTGTAGAGAATGGTAAGCATCAAATGCCTTCActttctagaaaagaaaactaacttCCAAGCAGTATGTAACTTGCTAGAGACCATATTCCCCAGTATGGGCAAAACACAGACTAAACCCAGGTCTTCCAGGTCTACAATCTAGTGCTCTTTCTTTCCTACTCAATGCTGAAAACAGTCATAGTACAGGCTTTTAAATTCAGAAATGAGTAAGTAGAAGGGAATCACACCAACATAGGGAGCCCACATAAGACATATATGAATCAAAAATGTTGTAGAAAGTTTGGCTTTATATTCATAAAGTTCATTCTTATCCTTAAACACATCACctaattattaaaagaaatattttttttttttttaggtctcacttttagtctcactttctcacccttggtcgtgtgccatggtatcacagcaacctcaaactcttggactcaaatgattcttttgattCAGCCTCTCGACTAgcttggaactacaggcgcccagcacaatgtccagctatttttagagatggggtcttgctcttgctcaggctggtctcaaactcctgagctcaagcaatccacccacctcaacctcccagagtgctaggattacttacaggcatgagccatggtgcccagcctatTAAAGGAAATCTTAAAGGTTACTAAAACTTCATCCATGTTTCACTAATTTAAACAATCTCTTCTGTTCTATAAAACTATAagcatgtacatgtatgtgtacatatatactaAGCAATGATGTTTTTCAACAGTCTGGTAATTTTATAATCCATCTGATGTGCAatttaagagaaaagagaaaatgataaagTCGGAAAAACCTGAGAGACAATATTTACTACAAATTAATTTGCATCTCATATAGATTTATTACTTCAAATTAGCTATTTGCTAATAACTTAAACACAAAGTAAAGGTACTGTTTAAATGAAAAAACTGTAATAAACATTTcactataatttaaaatacaaatttctttCCCATAATACCTACAAAGCAATAtgctcatttttaaaagacatcaaTCAGAAAGTTTACTGTGAAAACCCCCATTGCAAATGAAGAATCTACACAGCACTTCTACACTAACAAGTGTTAGAAAAACtgctaatgataataataaaaatgataacatCAATGCAATTTCaatctgtctttttaaaagaaaaaggctttCAAAGACAAAGccaatcaataaaaagaaaaaactgatcaATTGCAATTCATCAAAATTTCAAACCTCTTCCATGAGAAATATCTATAAAAGAACGAAAGAAACAAGcttcagactgggagaaaatatttgaaaaccaatTATCTGACAACTGACTAGTATCTcgactatattaaaaaaaataaactctcaaaactcaaaagaaaaataaatcccattaaaaatggccaaaagaaCATGAACAGATCTTTCAtttgaagaaaatacagagatagcagcaaataagcacataaaaagatatttaatatcattagtcaacagagaaatgcacattACAACTATGAGATCATTACATACCTATCAGAGTGACTAATATATAAAATCATGAAAACACTAAATGCTGGTAAAGATACAGGAAATCTGATCATTCATATAATGCAGGTAAGAATGTACAATGGTATAGCGTCCCTGGAAAAGTTTGGCAGTTTtgtacaaaacaaacaagcaaatatgGTCCATCTGTCGGATTTGGGGGCATTtatcccaaagaaataaaaaagaatgttcacGCAAAAAACCTGTACAGGAATGTTTATAGCTACTTTATTAACAATAGTTAAACACTGGAAACAGCCCAGATATCCTTCAATAGGTGATTGGTTaaacataccatggaatattacttaaaaataaaacagagcaaaATACTGATAAAGGCAGCAATTTAGACAACACTCCAGAGATTTATGCTGAGTGGGAAAAAGGCAATCTCATAAGGTTACTTACTTagtatatgttttcatttatatggcttttttttttttttttggagacaaaatctcactctgttgcccccaggtaaagtgccatggcttcatagctcacagcaacctcaaactcttgggtctgaccaatccgcttgcctcagcttcccaagtagctgggaccataggccctcaccactacacccagctagtttttctatttttagtagagatggagtctcaattattgctcaagctggtctcaaacttcaaagctcaagcaatccacctgcctcagcctcccatagtactaggattatagacttGAGGAACAGTGCCAGGCCTTTATATAGCACTTCtcaaataacaaaattttaaaaacagagaacaGGTTGGTAAGATGGAAGAAGAACAACAGTAGTCAAGGGCAATGGATTCTTATGCTAATGAAACTACTACATCTTGACTGCAGTAGATGCATAAACCTACACATGTAATAAATTGTATAGAACTAAATACACACAGGAAATTAGAATAAGAAAAACtggggagggcggtgcctgtggctcagtgagtagggcgccggccccatatgccgagggtggaggg is drawn from Nycticebus coucang isolate mNycCou1 chromosome 6, mNycCou1.pri, whole genome shotgun sequence and contains these coding sequences:
- the LOC128587644 gene encoding 60S ribosomal protein L36a-like; the protein is MVNVPKTRRTFCKKCGKHQPHKVTQYKKGKDSLYAQGKRRYDRKQSGYGGQTKPIFWKKAKTTKKIVLRLECVEPSCRSKRMLAIKRCKHFELGGDKKRKGQVIQF